The nucleotide sequence ATATCCAGCGGGCCATCGGTGCGAAAACTGAAACCGCGGTCCGGATCATCGATCTGGAAGGAAGAGACGCCAATATCCAGCACGATTCCGTCCAGCGCGTTGACACCCCGGTCGGTCAGCAGGCTTGCCATCTGGCTGAAATTGCCCTGGACCAGATGAAGCCTGCCTGGATACCGTGCGGCCAATGCTTCACCGCGGGCAATGGCGGCAGGGTCACGGTCGATGGCCCAGACCATGCTGTCTTCTGCCGTATCGAGAATGGCGCGGGTATAGCCGCCCCCCCCGAACGTGCCATCCAGAAACACGCCGCCCGGAGCAGGAGAAAGGGTTTCCAGGACCTCGTTCAACAGAACCGGGACATGGGTTCCCGTGGAGGAATAGCCGCCGGAATGTCCTGAAGGAGCGGCTGTACGCATGGGAAGGGCGTTCATGCGGCACCTCCACGCGGTGTGCCGGGCAGGGTCAGCCCGCGCGCGCGGGCACGTTCGCGCGCCTCCGCCCGACGGCGCTCTGCGGCGGCAGGCTCCCAGATCTGGAAGGTGCGGCCCAGCCCCATGAACACGACGCTGTCAGTCAGCCCGGCATGCGCGGTCAAGCTGTCGAGCAGGATGATGCGGCCTTCCTTATCGGCATCGACCGGGAATGCATCGGCATAAAGGGCTGCCGCAAGATCATCATGGGTTTCGCTGAACATATCCAGTTGATCGAGCGGGGTCGCAAGTGTCTGGAAAACGGGCAGTGGCCAGGCCTCGATGCAGGGATGGGTGTGGGAGGGGCGCAGGATGATCTGTCCATTGCCTTCGCCGAACGCCCTTAAGGCCGCACGGAAGGGGGCAGGGACGGAAACTCGTCCCTTGGCGTCCAACCTGTTCTGGTGGGTGCCAAGAAAGTGGCTCATCCGCCCAGGAACCGCCCCTCGTTGATGCGCACCCGAACCGGACCGGGCGTGCAAGGTTTATTGTTACAAAGCACCATCCCCTGACCGAATGTCGGAGGTGGCTGCCGTCTTACGGATGCTGATGCCCCCGTCCCCATCACTGCGGGCCCCCCGCCTTTTCTGGGATGTCATGGGTTACCATGGGATAATATGGGCGTCAAAAGATATTCTGCGCCAAAACCATGGTGATGGGCTTAAATTCTTATTATTTTCCAGTTTCTTAGCGATATCTCCGGGCGCAGGGGCCATACTTGATCCGGCCTTCACGGCTTTGTGCGAAATAGAGAGGGCCTGTTCGGCTCAAAAGACGGCACATCGGTTCAATGCGCCGCGCATAGCTATGTGGAAAAGAAGCGCCAGACGGCCTGTAAGCCGGGTTCTGTCCACCCGTTTCCAAAGAAGCGGATGAGACGGCCATTCCTCTGGGACGTACATTGCTGCACGCCTCACGCGACCAACCCGGGCAGCGGAGCGGAAATGCTCCTGCGCCGGCCCATGAAATCCCATGACCTTGCGGTCCTGAGCGTACGGGCCTCGCTGGCCGCCCCTATTCGGTCTTGCTCCCGGTGGGGTTTGCCCTGCCACCCCCGTTGCCGGGGGCGCGGTGCGCTTTTACCGCACCGTTTCACCCATGCCCTTCGGATCATGCCGAAGCAATGCGGAAGGGCGGTTTGTTTTCTGTGGCACTATCCCTGGGGTCGCCCCCGCCGGCCGTTAGCCGGCACCGTATTCCCGTGGAGCCCGGACTTTCCTCCAACCCCTCCGCCCGAAAGTGGGGAGATCAGCGGCCGTCCGACCGTCTGGCAGGGGGTAGGTCGCGCAGCGGACAGGTTCTGTCAACTGTACGATGCCGCACGGTCTGCCATTTCAAACGCATGGGCGATGGTGGCGAGACGGGAAAGGGTAGCCGCATCTGCGCTTCCATCGGGCCGGTCAGGCAGGAAACGTCGTTGAAAAGCACATAATACCACGTCCAGCGGAAGATCGGTCCGGTAGCCGATGCGGCGCAGAAAATCCCATGGATCGTTTTCCTGCTTCGGCCTGTCCTGCACCGGAGTTGCATCGGGCCAGAGACCGATCCCGTGCTGCGCCAGCCAACGCCAGTCGAACAACTCGCCTGGATCCTGCTTGCGGTCCGGCGCGATATCGCTATGGGCCACGATGTGGGAGGTGGGAATCGAATGTTGACTGACAATGGCATGCGACAGGGCCAGCACCGAGCGCATCTGGGCCTCGGGGAAAGCGCGATACCCCCATTCATGGCCCGGATTGACGATCTCGATACCGACCGAAAAATCATTCAACCATGATCGCCCCCGCCAGTGGGAAATACCGGCATGCCAGGCCCGGTAATGTTCCGGCACGAGTCGCCAGACAGTGCCGTCTTCCTCGACCACATAGTGGGAAGAGACTCGCGCCTCCGGATCACACAGCCGGTCGATCGCTGCCGCTGCGCTGGTCATGCCGGTATAATGCAGGACCAGCATATCGACGGCTCCAGGCGTTCCATCCGTGGCAGAGGGTCTTGCATCGTAATTGGGGCTGGGCCGTTCCCGGATGGGTGGCAGGGGGAAAGGTTCCACCGGCATGTTTACAATCCTCGCTCCCGCTTGATCCGGTCCCATGCTGCATTGACGACGGCCGCCTGATCGGAGGCTGCCGCGATCTCTGCCGGTGTAGCACCGCGTGCAGCCATGCTGTCAGGGTGAAGATCCCGCATCAGTGTCTTCCATCGCTGCCGCAGCGTCGTATCATCCGCACCGCGACTGGTTCCCAGCACCGTATAGGGGTCCGGTTCATCCGGGCCGGGGCGGGCTGATCGGGCTGCGTCCGGATCGCGGGCGCGCTCCCACGCAGCGTCATTCAGGCGAAAACCCTGCCTGACACGCAGCAGAAACGTGTTTTCGGCCCGATTGACCGGCCCGTCAGACCGGGCAATGGCAAAAAGGGCTGACAGCGTATCTTCCAGACGGCCCTGATCATCCGCAAAGCTTTCCCCCAGTTGATCAGCATAGAAAGCAAAGGATTCGCCACTGTCCCGGGCCTGATCGAACAGATGGCCGACCTGTTTCACAGCTTCCGGCGGGATACGGAACAACTGCCTGAAGGTGTCGATTTCCACGCGTTTCACCGGCCCGTCTGCCCGGGCCAGCTTGGCCGACAGCACGATGATGGAAAGGGCGTAAAGCTGTTCTTTCTGTCCGAGCAGGGCCGCAATGCGGGCCGGTCCCTGCGTGGAAAGACCACCCAGCACTTGACCGAAAGGCAGCTTGAAACCGTTCATCCCCTCTTTGAACTGCCCCGCTCCCGGCAAGATGCCCTTATCGGCTGCATGGCCGAGCGCCGCCCCCATCATGGCACCGAACGGACCGCCTACTGCGAAACCGGCGACACTGCCGAGGATTTTACCCCAATAACTCACGTGATTCCGTCCAAGGTTTCAACCGGTGGCGCTGTGACGGGAGCATGTCATCAGCTGATTGAGTCGCCATGCAATCATGAGCATGACGTCGTATGGCCAGGCGAGACAGTCCCTCAGCCACCATTTCCATTCGCCGGATGCGCGGAAATCGGGGGCGATCCCGGCGCTTGCGGCAATCCCGGCCAGCCGGAGCAGCGTCACGCAACGCCCCATATGGTAGCGTGAGGTCGCCACGAAAACCGGAGCATGACACGCACTATCCTTCCGCAACAAGGCTGCGACGGCTTTTGCGGAGGAAAGCGTATCCGTGCCGGTCGGTTCCATCAGAATCGCGGCATCCGGCACGCCGAGTGTCAGCAGAAGACGACGCATGATTTCCGCTTCGGCAGGCCCATGACGGCCGACGCCGCCTGTTGGCATGAACATGACATCTGGCATCTTCCGCCCCAGATCATGAGCCGCCTCTACCCTGCGCCGGAGCGTCGGGCTTGGAATGCCGCCCGGATGCACGGCGGCACCGAAGATGACGATGCAGGGACGCTGGCCGGGCCGGGGAGAAAGGTGGGTCATGCCCGGCCTGATCAGTCCGGTGCCCGCAGAAGGAGGCGGTTGGCACGTTCCAGAGCGTTAAAGGTGGTGCTCCAGACCCGGTCAAAGGCCTCGCCGGCGAAGCGAATGCCCAGCATATCGCGGAGATCACCAACGCTGCGTGTGCCGTCGATCAGCTTGAGAATTGAAGCTGCCTGTGGCGGCAGGGCCAGCGGCACGGTCAGCCCGTCAAAGGTCAAAGGCAGCACACCATCCGGTCTGATGGCCCGGGCCAGCTCGGGGACGGGCATTTCACGCGCAATCGGAATGGCTGCCGGGTCGAGCGGATCGGCGCGGGCTGGAACCTCCCCTTTGCGAACGCAGTAGACCACATGCGTGCTCATGTTTCCGGCCAGGTTTTCTGCCAGAGCCGCTTTTTCCAGCGGAGTCATGTCGGCCATTCTCGCCCGAAGTTTCGGGTCCGGCAGCCAGACGGAGGGATCATACCGAAGCGGCTCCATCCAGGCGCGGACTTCCAGACCGGCGTCATCGAGCAGGGCGTGCAGGACTGGCACCGTGTAGGCGCGATCGCGCGGGTTGAGCAGCAGATCATACAGCCCGGCATCACCGCCCTCAAAATGGTCACCGAAATACAGGTTGCGGCGCAGCCATGCCGTCTCCGGCAGGTGGCGCATGACCCGTTTGGCGACATCCAGACGCTGGCGAGGCTCTTCCTCCGGCGGGGCGAGGCTGCGGAGGGCATCCTGAAGCATATAGACCCCGGTTCGGCCATGCGGGGCATAAACCATCAGCCCCATCCCGCCCCCGGGGGCAAGGACCGAGGTCAGGGCGCGCAATCCTTCAGCGGGGTCCGGCAGGTGATGCAGCACCCCGCAGCAATCAATGTAATCGAAGGGTCCGGGTGCGATGCCTGGCAGATCAAGGATCGAGCCAGCCCTGAAATCGACCGTCAGATTGCGTACCTCCGCCCGCGCCTGCGCGGTCTGGATGGCTGCTCGGGAACGATCGAGATAGGTCACGCCACCGGGTCGCCCGTCACGCGCCAGATGCGTCGCCAGCATGATCGTGCCGTCTCCGGTGCCGCCCCCGGCCACCAATGCGCGTAGCCCTGCGGAGCGGGGGCGGTTGGCCCCGAACACCCAGTAATCAATTTCCTTCAGATGGCTCGGGCTGCCGATGATCAGGCGTTTGGCCTCGTCACGCGGATCGCGTTGCGGATAGGGAAAAGCTTCGTACTGATCGGCCAGATGGCGGTCGGTGCTGTCATTCATGAATGTGGCATAACCTGTCCGGAGCCGGTCGTGCAGGGGGCTGTTGGAGCATACCGCATCCTGTTCGGGACTTGCATCGCAGGCTGCAACGCCGCAAAGCCTGACGGGATGACAGCATGGGAGCAAGCGGGCGTATGACGGCACTGTCTTCGCGGGGGTATTTCGGCATCGGAGTGGAGGGGATTTCAAAATCCGCCAATGTCGGCGCGTTATTGCGCACCGCGCACGCCTTCGGAGCGCATTTTTGCTTTTCCATTGCTGCCGGATTTGATGCCCGGGCTGGCAGAAGTGCGGATACTGCCGATACGCCTGCTCATATACCGTTTTACCGCTTCGATTCTGTCGAGACGGTAGTGCTGCCCAAAAACTGCGCGCTGGTGGGGGTGGAAATCACCGATGATGCGTCCCTGCTGCCCAGTTTTCGTCATCCGGCCAATGCCGCTTATGTGCTGGGGCCTGAGCGGTCCAGCCTCTCTCCTGCGCTGCTGGAACGTTGTACGCATGTGGTGCGGATACCGACGCGGTTTTCCCTCAACCTGTCGGTGGCCGGGGCATTGGTACTGTATGATCGTCTGCTCCAGCATGGGCGCTATGCCGAGCGCCCGGTGATGGCGGGTGGAGCGGCACAGCCTTCTGGGCCACGCGGCGGGCATGGCAGTCCGGTTTTTCGGCGCACCGTGCCAGAATGGTTGAAAAACACCGACCAGACATGATGTTGGGTTCCTCATACCATCCTGGCCTGCTTCCCTGCGCGGGTGCATTGAGCATGCAACGCTTGCTCCGCCGGAGCGGGTTCCGTATCTACCTGCAATGTCCCGCGTTTTACCCTGTCTGACCGTCCTTGTTCTGGTTGTTGCCGGCTGGATGCCTGCCGTTTCGGCAGCATCGCATCGCCATGGCGCGAAACCGAGGGCTGATGGTGCGCATGTGCTGGGGCATTTTGATGACTGGACGGCCGCCACACACATCGAAGCCGGGGAAACGGTTTGCTACGCTTTTACCTACGCCCATGCTTCCGATCCAAAATTGTCGGGGCGTTCCCGTGTCGTGCTGACCGTGACTGAACGCGTGAAGGACCGCGATGCCGTCGCGATCAGCGCTGGATACACTTACCCCCCCAATGCCACGGTGCATGTGACGGTGGATGGGGCGGCCTTTGATTTCTATACCGCCCAGCGATCTGCCTTTGCGCGTGAGGGTAGCAAGGCGGTGGCGGCATTCCGTAATGGCAGGCAGGCCGTGGCGCATGGTCCCGGTCCACGTCAGCAGACGGAGGTTGCCGACACGTTCAGTCTGCGCGGTTTTTCGGCTGCTTACGCCACTATTCTGAAAGCCTGTCCGTCATCATGACCTCCGCTGCCCAGGCCGTCCCTGTCACCCTTCCTGTGATGCCGGATGCGGAAGATGCCCGCATCATGGCGAAGGCTGCCCTGTTCGCTCCGCCGCCTTCCGTGCTGGAGGACGGGCGCAAGGATCTGGTTGGTCTGTCGCGGGAGCAACTGACGGAGGCGCTGGCGGAGATTGGTTTTCCAGCTTTTCGTGCGAAACAGCTCTGGCATTGGATCTATCATCGTGGTGAGACCGATTTCCGGGTCATGTCCAGCATCGCCAAGCCACAGCAGGAGACACTGGCCGAGCGTTTCGTCATCAGCCGCCCGGCCGTGACTGAATGCCTGACCAGCGTGGATGAGACCCGCAAATGGCTGTTCCGTTTCCGCGACGGGCAGGAAGCGGAGACGGTTTACATCCCCGATCCGGTCGAGGATCGCGGCGCGGTGTGCATCTCCTCCCAGGTGGGTTGCACACTGTCGTGCCGTTTCTGTCATACCGGCACGCAACCTCTGGTGCGTAATCTCGGCCCGGCGGAAATTGTCGGTCAGTTCATGGCCGCCCGTGATGCCTACGGGGAGTGGCCCAGCCCGAAAGGGGAGACGCCGCGGCTGCTATCAACCATCGTGCTGATGGGCATGGGCGAGCCACTCTATAATTACGAAAACGTGAAGCAGGCGATGCGCATCGTGATGGATGGCGATGGCATCGCCCTGTCACGACGTCGTATCACCCTGTCCACCAGCGGCGTGGTGCCGATGATGGATCGCTGCGGGACGGAACTGGCGGTTAATCTGGCCATTTCCCTGCATGCCGTCACTGATGAATTGCGGGATGAGCTGGTGCCCCTGAATCGTAAATATCCGATCAGGGAGCTGATCGCCGCCTGTCGTCGTTATCCGGCCGCGAGTAATGCGCGCCGCATCACCTTTGAATACATCATGCTGGATGGCATCAATGACAGTGAGGCCGAAGCACGCGAACTGGTGCGTCTGATCGCGGGCATTCCCGCGAAGGTGAATTTGATCCCCTTCAACCCATGGCCGGGCAGCCAGTATACGCCGAGCCGCCCGAAGGCGCTGGAACGATTCTCCCGGATCGTGATGGAGGCGGGCTTTGCTTCCCCCATTCGTACACCGCGTGGCCGGGATATTCTGGCCGCCTGCGGGCAGTTGCGGACGGACAGCAGGAAAGAGCGCCGGATCGACTGATGACTTGCCTGCGCCGGCCCCTGTAAAACAAAATAATAAAAACCAACAATAAAGCTGGGGAAGAAAGCCAATCATGGAGCAGCCCGTTATCCTGAGCGCGGCCCGGACCGCCATTGGCCGCTTCGGGGGCGGCCTGTCCTCTGTTCCCGCCCATCAACTGGGGGCGGTTGCAATCAAGGCGGCGCTGGAACGCTGTGGTTTGACACCGGAGGATGTAGAGGAAGTCATTCTCGGGCAGGTGCTGACAGCGGGGCAGGGACAGAATCCTGCGCGTCAGGCCGCGATCGCTGCCGGTGTTCCGGTCGAACATACCGCCTTTGGCGTCAATCAGGTCTGTGGCTCCGGCTTGCGGGCGGTGATGCTGGCAGCGCAGCAGGTCATGACCGGACAGGCCCGGCTGATAGTGGCGGGTGGTCAGGAAAACATGAGTCTGGCCCCTCACATCGCCCATCTTCGGAACGGAACCAGGTTCGGTGATACCCAGCTTGTCGATACGATGATACGGGACGGGCTGTGGGATGTGTTCAACGGCTATCATATGGGCATCACGGCGGAGAACGTGGCATCGGCCCACGGGATCAGCCGCGAGAGGCAGGATCTTTTTGCCCTTGAAAGTCATGGCCGGGCGACGCGGGCCACGCAGGCGGGAATTTTCAGGGAGGAAATCGCCAGCGTGTTCCTGCCCGGTCGTCAGGGCATGGTGGAAGTCAGCGCAGATGAACATATCCGTCCTGATACCACGCTGGAGGCCCTTGCGGCCTTGCGACCCGGCTTTTCCGAAACCGGCACCGTGACGGCAGGCAATGCCAGCGGCATCAATGACGGCGCTGCGGCGCTGGTGATTGCCAGTGCGGTGGAGGCGTCCCGTCGGGGACTGCGTCCGCTGGCGCGGATTGTCTCCTTTGCCTCCGCAGGGGTCGATCCGGCCATGATGGGGCTGGGACCGGTTCCGGCCAGCCGCAAGGCGCTTGATCTGGCCGGATGGCGGGTCGCCGATCTGGATCTGATCGAGGGTAACGAAGCTTTTGCCGCGCAGGCCTGTGCCGTGAACGCGCTGATGGGGTGGGATACCGCCCGGG is from Granulibacter bethesdensis and encodes:
- the mraZ gene encoding division/cell wall cluster transcriptional repressor MraZ: MSHFLGTHQNRLDAKGRVSVPAPFRAALRAFGEGNGQIILRPSHTHPCIEAWPLPVFQTLATPLDQLDMFSETHDDLAAALYADAFPVDADKEGRIILLDSLTAHAGLTDSVVFMGLGRTFQIWEPAAAERRRAEARERARARGLTLPGTPRGGAA
- a CDS encoding N-acetylmuramoyl-L-alanine amidase, which produces MPVEPFPLPPIRERPSPNYDARPSATDGTPGAVDMLVLHYTGMTSAAAAIDRLCDPEARVSSHYVVEEDGTVWRLVPEHYRAWHAGISHWRGRSWLNDFSVGIEIVNPGHEWGYRAFPEAQMRSVLALSHAIVSQHSIPTSHIVAHSDIAPDRKQDPGELFDWRWLAQHGIGLWPDATPVQDRPKQENDPWDFLRRIGYRTDLPLDVVLCAFQRRFLPDRPDGSADAATLSRLATIAHAFEMADRAASYS
- a CDS encoding TerB family tellurite resistance protein, which produces MSYWGKILGSVAGFAVGGPFGAMMGAALGHAADKGILPGAGQFKEGMNGFKLPFGQVLGGLSTQGPARIAALLGQKEQLYALSIIVLSAKLARADGPVKRVEIDTFRQLFRIPPEAVKQVGHLFDQARDSGESFAFYADQLGESFADDQGRLEDTLSALFAIARSDGPVNRAENTFLLRVRQGFRLNDAAWERARDPDAARSARPGPDEPDPYTVLGTSRGADDTTLRQRWKTLMRDLHPDSMAARGATPAEIAAASDQAAVVNAAWDRIKRERGL
- a CDS encoding YdcF family protein; the protein is MTHLSPRPGQRPCIVIFGAAVHPGGIPSPTLRRRVEAAHDLGRKMPDVMFMPTGGVGRHGPAEAEIMRRLLLTLGVPDAAILMEPTGTDTLSSAKAVAALLRKDSACHAPVFVATSRYHMGRCVTLLRLAGIAASAGIAPDFRASGEWKWWLRDCLAWPYDVMLMIAWRLNQLMTCSRHSATG
- a CDS encoding bifunctional 2-polyprenyl-6-hydroxyphenol methylase/3-demethylubiquinol 3-O-methyltransferase UbiG, which codes for MNDSTDRHLADQYEAFPYPQRDPRDEAKRLIIGSPSHLKEIDYWVFGANRPRSAGLRALVAGGGTGDGTIMLATHLARDGRPGGVTYLDRSRAAIQTAQARAEVRNLTVDFRAGSILDLPGIAPGPFDYIDCCGVLHHLPDPAEGLRALTSVLAPGGGMGLMVYAPHGRTGVYMLQDALRSLAPPEEEPRQRLDVAKRVMRHLPETAWLRRNLYFGDHFEGGDAGLYDLLLNPRDRAYTVPVLHALLDDAGLEVRAWMEPLRYDPSVWLPDPKLRARMADMTPLEKAALAENLAGNMSTHVVYCVRKGEVPARADPLDPAAIPIAREMPVPELARAIRPDGVLPLTFDGLTVPLALPPQAASILKLIDGTRSVGDLRDMLGIRFAGEAFDRVWSTTFNALERANRLLLRAPD
- a CDS encoding RNA methyltransferase; the protein is MTALSSRGYFGIGVEGISKSANVGALLRTAHAFGAHFCFSIAAGFDARAGRSADTADTPAHIPFYRFDSVETVVLPKNCALVGVEITDDASLLPSFRHPANAAYVLGPERSSLSPALLERCTHVVRIPTRFSLNLSVAGALVLYDRLLQHGRYAERPVMAGGAAQPSGPRGGHGSPVFRRTVPEWLKNTDQT
- a CDS encoding invasion associated locus B family protein codes for the protein MSRVLPCLTVLVLVVAGWMPAVSAASHRHGAKPRADGAHVLGHFDDWTAATHIEAGETVCYAFTYAHASDPKLSGRSRVVLTVTERVKDRDAVAISAGYTYPPNATVHVTVDGAAFDFYTAQRSAFAREGSKAVAAFRNGRQAVAHGPGPRQQTEVADTFSLRGFSAAYATILKACPSS
- the rlmN gene encoding 23S rRNA (adenine(2503)-C(2))-methyltransferase RlmN; the protein is MTSAAQAVPVTLPVMPDAEDARIMAKAALFAPPPSVLEDGRKDLVGLSREQLTEALAEIGFPAFRAKQLWHWIYHRGETDFRVMSSIAKPQQETLAERFVISRPAVTECLTSVDETRKWLFRFRDGQEAETVYIPDPVEDRGAVCISSQVGCTLSCRFCHTGTQPLVRNLGPAEIVGQFMAARDAYGEWPSPKGETPRLLSTIVLMGMGEPLYNYENVKQAMRIVMDGDGIALSRRRITLSTSGVVPMMDRCGTELAVNLAISLHAVTDELRDELVPLNRKYPIRELIAACRRYPAASNARRITFEYIMLDGINDSEAEARELVRLIAGIPAKVNLIPFNPWPGSQYTPSRPKALERFSRIVMEAGFASPIRTPRGRDILAACGQLRTDSRKERRID
- a CDS encoding acetyl-CoA C-acetyltransferase, whose protein sequence is MEQPVILSAARTAIGRFGGGLSSVPAHQLGAVAIKAALERCGLTPEDVEEVILGQVLTAGQGQNPARQAAIAAGVPVEHTAFGVNQVCGSGLRAVMLAAQQVMTGQARLIVAGGQENMSLAPHIAHLRNGTRFGDTQLVDTMIRDGLWDVFNGYHMGITAENVASAHGISRERQDLFALESHGRATRATQAGIFREEIASVFLPGRQGMVEVSADEHIRPDTTLEALAALRPGFSETGTVTAGNASGINDGAAALVIASAVEASRRGLRPLARIVSFASAGVDPAMMGLGPVPASRKALDLAGWRVADLDLIEGNEAFAAQACAVNALMGWDTARVNVNGGSIALGHPIGASGARVLVTLLHEMQRRQVRRGLATLCIGGGMGVAMCIERLHS